One window of the bacterium genome contains the following:
- the cadA gene encoding cadmium-translocating P-type ATPase — protein MSESRKPPTTAEAAFSVTGMNCAGCVNHVEKTASAVTGVASAQVNLARGRATVTFDARMTSAQAIADALTLSGYPSTPEVAGADAAVAETERLRSQEAHTRRWLRRALVGVALWLPVEAVHWTLHFSGRHAGDWMEWAALATSTAAMVLVGSAFFRNAWSALRRRTTDMDVLIAMGTSVAWLYSLVSFAGYQLGAWATLPNLYFMEATGLLALISLGHWLEGRARQSAGRAIHELLQLAPSKALRLDAADVPVEVPVAALLPGDRLLVRPGDRVPSDGVVIEGRSSVDESMITGEPLPVTRDLDDEVIGGTLNVDGRLVIRATRVGAQTALAQIVQLVETAQNSKAPVQLLADRIAAVFVPAVLGVALVTGIGWYVAGTLGGWESAVLWSRLANAVCSVLIIACPCALGLAVPAALMVGTGLGARRGILIRDIDALQHAEKVTLIVLDKTGTITSGKPVVVRLVDDEVLRLAAAAEQSSAHPLAKAVLDAARARGLALPAVGAFRDEPGSGVFATVEGRNLVVGSEAFVRRETVAGGALPEGAGSEVGTEVWIGEAGGAILGVLGIEDEVRPDAAAAIAKLHARGLRTVLLTGDREATARAVAARVGITDVRAGVAPAGKRAVIESLQQGGKARVAMVGDGINDAPALAQADLGIAIGSGSDVAKETGGIVLVSGSLLLVPAAIGLSRATMRCVRQNLFFAFLYNVLAIPLAAFGLLNPLIAAAAMALSDVTVIGNALRLRWAKVD, from the coding sequence ATGAGCGAATCCAGGAAGCCGCCCACCACCGCCGAAGCCGCCTTCAGCGTGACCGGCATGAACTGCGCCGGCTGCGTGAACCACGTGGAGAAGACCGCGTCCGCAGTGACGGGCGTCGCGTCGGCGCAGGTCAACCTGGCCCGCGGTCGCGCCACGGTGACGTTCGATGCGCGGATGACTTCGGCGCAGGCGATCGCCGACGCGCTCACCTTGTCGGGGTACCCGAGCACGCCCGAGGTTGCCGGCGCTGACGCGGCAGTCGCCGAAACGGAGCGCCTGCGCAGCCAGGAAGCCCACACGCGGCGCTGGCTGCGGCGGGCGCTGGTTGGCGTTGCGCTGTGGCTGCCCGTCGAGGCGGTGCACTGGACGCTGCACTTCAGCGGGCGGCACGCGGGCGACTGGATGGAATGGGCGGCGCTGGCCACGTCCACGGCCGCGATGGTGCTGGTGGGCTCGGCCTTCTTCCGGAATGCCTGGTCCGCCCTGCGACGCCGAACGACCGACATGGATGTGCTCATCGCCATGGGCACCAGCGTGGCCTGGCTGTACTCGCTCGTCTCCTTTGCCGGCTACCAGCTGGGAGCCTGGGCGACGCTGCCGAACCTCTACTTCATGGAGGCCACCGGCCTGCTCGCCCTGATCAGCCTGGGCCACTGGCTGGAGGGCCGGGCACGGCAGAGCGCCGGGCGTGCCATCCACGAGTTGCTGCAGCTGGCTCCGTCGAAGGCGTTGCGGCTGGATGCGGCCGATGTCCCCGTCGAGGTGCCGGTGGCCGCGCTGCTGCCCGGCGATCGCCTGCTGGTGCGGCCCGGCGACCGCGTGCCCAGCGACGGCGTCGTGATCGAGGGCCGCTCGAGCGTCGACGAATCGATGATCACGGGCGAACCGCTGCCGGTCACGCGCGATCTCGACGACGAAGTCATCGGTGGCACCCTGAACGTCGATGGCCGCCTGGTGATCCGCGCCACGCGCGTGGGTGCGCAGACGGCGCTCGCGCAGATCGTCCAGCTGGTCGAGACGGCGCAGAACAGCAAGGCGCCCGTGCAGCTGCTGGCCGATCGCATCGCGGCCGTGTTCGTGCCGGCGGTGCTCGGGGTGGCGCTGGTCACCGGCATCGGCTGGTACGTGGCCGGGACGCTCGGCGGCTGGGAATCAGCCGTGCTCTGGAGCCGGCTGGCCAATGCGGTGTGCAGCGTCCTGATCATCGCCTGCCCCTGCGCGCTGGGCCTGGCGGTGCCGGCCGCCCTGATGGTGGGCACGGGCCTGGGCGCGCGCCGCGGCATCCTCATCCGCGACATCGATGCGCTGCAGCACGCGGAGAAGGTCACGCTCATCGTCCTGGACAAGACCGGGACCATCACCAGCGGCAAGCCGGTGGTGGTGCGCCTGGTGGATGACGAGGTGCTGCGGCTGGCGGCAGCGGCTGAGCAGTCGAGCGCGCATCCGCTGGCAAAGGCAGTGCTCGATGCGGCGCGCGCGCGGGGGCTGGCGCTGCCCGCCGTCGGTGCCTTCCGCGACGAGCCCGGTTCCGGCGTATTCGCCACGGTTGAGGGACGCAACCTGGTCGTGGGGAGCGAGGCGTTCGTGCGGCGCGAGACGGTCGCCGGCGGCGCCCTGCCCGAAGGCGCCGGATCGGAAGTCGGCACCGAAGTCTGGATCGGCGAGGCCGGCGGTGCCATACTCGGCGTGCTCGGCATCGAGGACGAGGTGCGGCCCGACGCCGCTGCCGCGATCGCGAAGCTTCACGCGCGGGGCCTGCGCACGGTACTGTTGACCGGCGACCGCGAAGCGACGGCGCGGGCAGTGGCAGCGCGCGTCGGCATCACCGATGTGCGCGCCGGTGTGGCGCCCGCGGGGAAGCGTGCGGTCATCGAGTCGTTGCAGCAGGGCGGCAAGGCCAGGGTGGCGATGGTGGGCGACGGCATCAACGACGCGCCGGCTCTGGCCCAGGCCGACCTGGGCATCGCCATCGGCAGCGGCTCGGATGTCGCGAAGGAGACCGGCGGCATCGTGCTGGTGAGCGGCTCGCTGCTGCTCGTGCCTGCGGCCATCGGACTTTCGCGCGCGACGATGCGCTGCGTGCGCCAGAACCTGTTCTTCGCCTTTCTCTACAATGTGCTGGCGATCCCGCTGGCGGCGTTCGGCCTGCTGAACCCGCTGATCGCGGCGGCGGCGATGGCGCTGTCCGACGTGACGGTGATCGGAAATGCCCTGCGCCTGCGGTGGGCAAAGGTGGATTGA
- a CDS encoding ubiquinone/menaquinone biosynthesis methyltransferase, whose amino-acid sequence MSEPVRNGRFEEVHAREAGVWTVRDPQQHGRSVQAMFARIAGVYDFMNHFLSAGRDRAWRKRVAARIDHDAWEILDLCAGTGDLALACRAAGRGRAWLAADFCAEMLRGSRGKKGADELELLAADALALPLRDHSVDVVTVGFGVRNFADVRGGLGEIARVLRPGGQLVVLEFFRDDPRAHGELRGVVAPIRFLVGNSVRLLGRLVGRDKGAYAYLPASMDQFLTVREFRDLLAEYGFSDVEVERQTFGIAHIVAGRLP is encoded by the coding sequence ATGAGTGAGCCTGTCCGCAACGGCCGCTTCGAGGAAGTGCACGCCCGCGAGGCGGGCGTGTGGACCGTGCGCGACCCGCAGCAGCACGGGCGTTCGGTGCAGGCCATGTTCGCGCGCATTGCCGGCGTCTACGATTTCATGAACCATTTCCTCAGCGCCGGCCGCGACCGTGCCTGGCGCAAGCGGGTGGCCGCGCGCATCGACCACGATGCCTGGGAGATCCTCGACCTCTGCGCCGGCACCGGTGACCTGGCGCTGGCCTGCCGCGCGGCGGGGCGCGGCCGCGCGTGGCTTGCGGCCGATTTCTGCGCCGAGATGCTGCGCGGCTCGCGCGGGAAGAAGGGCGCCGACGAACTGGAACTGCTGGCGGCCGACGCCCTGGCGCTGCCCTTGCGCGACCACAGTGTCGATGTGGTGACCGTCGGCTTCGGTGTGCGCAACTTCGCCGACGTGCGCGGCGGCCTGGGCGAGATCGCGCGCGTGCTGCGGCCGGGCGGGCAGTTGGTGGTGCTGGAGTTCTTTCGCGACGATCCGCGCGCCCACGGCGAGTTGCGCGGCGTAGTGGCGCCGATCCGCTTCCTGGTCGGCAATTCCGTGCGGCTGCTCGGCCGCCTGGTGGGCCGCGACAAGGGCGCGTATGCCTACCTGCCGGCGAGCATGGACCAGTTCCTGACGGTGCGCGAGTTCCGCGACCTGCTGGCCGAATACGGGTTCAGCGATGTCGAGGTGGAACGGCAGACTTTCGGGATCGCGCATATCGTGGCGGGCCGGCTGCCGTGA
- a CDS encoding D-2-hydroxyacid dehydrogenase family protein, whose translation MQIAVVHDYADVFRRTPAFVRLAGHEVVVCTEANPDPAHLVRAAGGCTALVLTQQRVALTRAMIAQLPDLRFVAQTGRNTDHLDLEACTDRGIVVSVGRRSSSGPYSTTAELAWALILASLRHLPLEVERLRAGHWQSTTGTRLFGRTLGVYAFGNIGAAVARVGRAFGMEVVCWGREASLTRARDEGFAVASCREAFFAGADVLSLHLPLQPAARGLVTAADLALMKPDALLVNTSRAGIIEDGALTVALQRGRPGFAAVDVYEQEPVIGAAHPLLGLPNVLCTPHLGYAEQGTLEALYAVAVEQLLAFAAGAPCDVANPGAAGR comes from the coding sequence GTGCAGATCGCCGTTGTCCACGACTACGCCGATGTCTTCCGGCGCACCCCGGCGTTCGTGCGGCTGGCCGGCCACGAAGTCGTCGTCTGCACGGAGGCGAACCCGGACCCGGCGCACCTCGTGCGCGCGGCAGGCGGCTGCACCGCCCTCGTCCTGACGCAGCAGCGCGTCGCGCTGACGCGCGCGATGATCGCGCAGCTGCCCGACCTGCGCTTCGTCGCCCAGACCGGCCGCAACACCGACCATCTCGATCTCGAGGCGTGCACCGACCGCGGCATCGTCGTCTCGGTCGGACGGCGCAGCAGCTCCGGGCCCTACTCGACCACGGCCGAACTGGCCTGGGCCCTGATCCTCGCCTCGCTGCGGCACCTGCCGCTGGAGGTGGAGCGCCTGCGCGCCGGCCACTGGCAGTCGACCACGGGCACGCGCCTGTTCGGCCGCACGCTGGGCGTGTATGCGTTCGGGAACATCGGCGCCGCGGTGGCCCGTGTGGGCCGCGCCTTCGGCATGGAGGTGGTGTGCTGGGGACGCGAGGCCTCGCTGACGCGCGCCCGCGACGAGGGCTTCGCCGTCGCATCCTGCCGCGAAGCCTTCTTCGCCGGCGCCGACGTGCTCAGCCTGCACCTGCCGCTGCAACCGGCCGCGCGCGGTCTCGTGACGGCTGCGGACCTGGCGCTCATGAAGCCGGATGCGCTGCTGGTCAACACGAGCCGGGCGGGGATCATCGAGGACGGGGCGCTGACAGTCGCGCTGCAGCGCGGGCGACCCGGCTTCGCAGCCGTCGATGTCTACGAACAGGAGCCGGTCATCGGCGCCGCCCATCCGTTGCTGGGGCTGCCTAACGTGTTGTGCACGCCGCACCTGGGCTACGCCGAGCAGGGCACCCTCGAGGCGCTGTATGCGGTGGCCGTGGAGCAGCTGCTGGCCTTCGCCGCCGGAGCGCCCTGCGACGTGGCCAATCCCGGCGCTGCCGGGCGCTGA
- a CDS encoding diguanylate cyclase has translation MSLTDNSILAELKASGNLPSPTGIALTILEMTRDPLVSTDELANVLQGDPALTGQILKYANSADSGSRVHVIALRDALMRLGLAQVRQLCLSFSILANARSGPCAAFDYERYWTRSLAMAVSCQSISRLVRSLNPDEGFTCGLLSHIGRLAMASVYPDDYAEILARWDHGSPADLAALEKSVTGLTHIDAAAAILEDWRLPEHVVAAARYQEDGSWITGAAVAPAKDRGRQLARVLHASSLAADICVETGPRRHLMVLDFLKAGLSLGFEEMPWISMYDEILVEWARMGSVLDIVTSHVPSLETLVIKARAQGGVIDDRPRSRGVVIDTPAPQTAAPVANRRSGPPVTASEAAMTEEGARATTPTAAPAAAPRPKVTEAVTEEVPAETDQGLDILICTDSAIEMKVLTHKLEQLGHRITGAADGRQALEAALKTAPQLILSDWMLPRLDGLELCRMLRSSPQTQGIYFIINTTNDTGDELVQGFEAGINDYIVKPMDHRILAARLRGASQVIRLREQSLRDREEMRHQLSHINKLNRKLESLAREDQLTGLPNRRAGLEFLDETWSRATRSGESMLVMLMDIDHFKRVNDTWGHEAGDIVLQRTATAMRGAVREYDKVSRYGGEEFLVVCPGADVQYAYDIGNRIREAVEKNMIESPVFKGNITISIGVSVRNAEHQCTRDMLRDADEALYAAKDNGRNVVCIHTRIDA, from the coding sequence GTGAGCCTGACCGACAATTCTATCCTGGCGGAACTCAAGGCTTCGGGCAACCTGCCGTCGCCCACCGGCATTGCCCTGACCATCCTCGAGATGACGCGCGACCCCCTGGTCAGCACCGACGAACTGGCCAACGTACTGCAGGGCGATCCGGCGCTCACGGGACAGATCCTCAAGTACGCCAACAGCGCCGACTCCGGCTCACGCGTGCACGTGATCGCACTGCGTGACGCGCTCATGCGGCTGGGCCTGGCCCAGGTGCGGCAACTGTGCCTGAGCTTCTCCATCCTGGCCAACGCGCGCAGCGGACCCTGCGCGGCGTTCGACTACGAACGCTACTGGACGCGGTCGCTGGCGATGGCGGTCAGCTGCCAGTCCATCTCGCGCCTGGTGCGCTCGCTGAACCCCGACGAGGGCTTCACCTGCGGCCTGCTCTCGCACATCGGTCGACTGGCCATGGCCAGCGTGTATCCGGATGACTACGCGGAGATCCTTGCGCGCTGGGATCACGGTTCGCCCGCCGACCTCGCTGCGCTCGAGAAGAGCGTGACCGGCCTGACCCACATCGACGCTGCCGCCGCGATCCTCGAGGATTGGCGGCTGCCCGAGCACGTTGTGGCCGCTGCCCGCTACCAGGAGGACGGCAGCTGGATCACCGGCGCGGCGGTGGCGCCCGCGAAGGACCGGGGCCGGCAACTGGCGCGCGTGCTGCACGCATCAAGCCTGGCCGCGGACATCTGCGTGGAGACCGGCCCGCGCCGCCACCTGATGGTGCTCGACTTCCTGAAGGCGGGACTGTCGCTGGGCTTCGAGGAGATGCCCTGGATCTCGATGTACGACGAGATCCTCGTCGAATGGGCGCGCATGGGCAGCGTGCTGGATATCGTGACTTCCCATGTGCCGTCGCTGGAGACGCTGGTGATCAAGGCCCGTGCCCAGGGTGGCGTGATCGACGATCGCCCGCGTTCGCGCGGTGTCGTCATCGACACCCCGGCGCCGCAAACCGCCGCGCCGGTCGCCAATCGCCGCAGCGGGCCGCCCGTCACCGCGTCGGAAGCCGCCATGACCGAGGAGGGCGCCCGGGCCACCACGCCGACGGCCGCCCCCGCCGCCGCGCCGAGGCCGAAGGTGACGGAGGCCGTGACCGAAGAAGTCCCCGCCGAGACCGACCAGGGGCTGGACATCCTCATCTGCACCGACAGCGCCATCGAGATGAAGGTGCTCACGCACAAGCTGGAGCAGCTGGGCCACCGCATCACCGGCGCCGCGGACGGCCGCCAGGCCCTCGAAGCGGCCCTGAAGACGGCGCCGCAACTGATCCTCTCGGACTGGATGCTGCCGCGCCTCGACGGCCTGGAACTGTGCCGCATGCTGCGCTCGTCGCCGCAGACGCAGGGCATCTACTTCATCATCAACACGACCAACGATACGGGCGATGAACTGGTCCAGGGCTTCGAGGCCGGCATCAACGACTACATCGTCAAGCCGATGGACCACCGCATCCTGGCCGCGCGCTTGCGCGGCGCGTCGCAGGTGATCCGGCTGCGCGAGCAGAGCCTGCGTGACCGCGAAGAGATGCGTCACCAGCTCAGCCACATCAACAAGCTGAACCGCAAGCTCGAGAGCCTGGCCCGCGAGGACCAGTTGACCGGCCTGCCGAACCGTCGCGCCGGCCTGGAATTCCTGGACGAGACGTGGTCGCGCGCAACGCGGTCTGGCGAATCGATGCTGGTCATGCTGATGGACATCGACCACTTCAAGAGGGTCAACGACACCTGGGGGCACGAAGCCGGCGACATCGTGCTGCAGCGGACGGCCACGGCCATGCGCGGCGCTGTCCGCGAGTACGACAAGGTCAGCCGCTACGGCGGCGAGGAGTTCCTGGTCGTGTGTCCGGGCGCCGACGTCCAGTACGCCTACGACATCGGCAACCGCATCCGCGAGGCCGTCGAGAAGAACATGATCGAGTCGCCGGTGTTCAAGGGCAACATCACCATCTCGATCGGCGTGTCGGTGCGCAACGCGGAACACCAGTGCACGCGCGACATGCTGCGCGATGCCGACGAGGCCCTGTACGCGGCCAAGGACAACGGCCGCAATGTGGTCTGCATCCACACGCGCATCGACGCCTGA
- a CDS encoding UbiX family flavin prenyltransferase, with protein sequence MACWEGSSRSRLASSCCIVLASSCAGKVPENGSTHEESSRTLHIEPRTLTIPQRNAIPERPALSNSPAIGIGWTGASGLVYGVRLVDVLLHAGRDVNLVFSDAVRQTAHAEMGLDVAGILDRLGTMGPGSLRVFDQHDFSSPLASGSAHGGPFVIVPCSMGTAGRIVAGTSESLLLRAADVCLKERRPLIVVPRETPLATHHLEHLATLSARGALVVAAMPGFYHRPQSVGEMVDFIVQRVCDHLGVDVELTPRWGA encoded by the coding sequence ATGGCCTGTTGGGAAGGCAGTAGTCGTTCCAGATTGGCAAGTTCCTGCTGCATTGTGTTAGCTTCCTCATGTGCGGGTAAGGTGCCTGAAAACGGGTCAACGCATGAGGAATCGTCACGAACCCTGCACATCGAACCACGAACCCTGACAATTCCACAACGCAACGCCATCCCGGAAAGGCCGGCATTGAGCAATTCCCCCGCCATCGGTATCGGCTGGACCGGCGCCAGCGGCCTGGTCTATGGGGTCAGGCTGGTCGATGTGCTGCTGCATGCCGGCCGCGACGTGAACCTGGTCTTCAGCGATGCCGTGCGGCAGACAGCGCACGCCGAGATGGGCCTGGACGTGGCCGGCATCCTTGATCGCCTGGGCACCATGGGCCCGGGCAGCCTGCGCGTCTTCGACCAGCACGATTTCTCGTCGCCGCTGGCCAGCGGTTCGGCGCACGGCGGGCCGTTCGTGATCGTGCCCTGCTCGATGGGCACGGCCGGCCGCATCGTGGCCGGCACCAGCGAATCGCTGCTGTTGCGCGCGGCCGATGTCTGCCTCAAGGAGCGGCGCCCGTTGATCGTGGTGCCGCGCGAAACCCCGCTCGCCACCCATCACCTCGAGCACCTGGCCACCCTGAGCGCGCGCGGCGCGCTGGTCGTGGCGGCCATGCCGGGGTTCTACCATCGCCCGCAGTCGGTGGGCGAGATGGTGGACTTCATCGTGCAGCGCGTGTGCGACCACCTCGGCGTCGATGTCGAATTGACGCCGCGCTGGGGCGCGTGA
- a CDS encoding LysR family transcriptional regulator — protein MQLSSRQLEAFVAVARTLNFTRAAERLNLTQSALSQRIRKLEEELGAALLVRAPGAVRLTDTGSRILRFCEAKESLEAEILADLSTSRTGDLAGAIRVAGHLSVLRPVVLPALAALLRDHPKVHCELINSELKNLPGMLKRGEADLVILDSELPWAAVEKYSLGTESYVAIESAVYATRAHVWLDINPDDQVTEKFFQFQGLSPQYRRSYMSDVYGIIDGVALGMGRAVVPRHMLAGRQDIRELPEYRPQPSGVWLHHYALPYYSRLQQAVVELLTRTCPGALG, from the coding sequence ATGCAGCTTTCGTCCCGCCAGCTCGAAGCATTCGTCGCCGTGGCCCGTACCCTGAACTTCACCCGGGCCGCCGAACGCCTGAACCTGACGCAATCGGCCCTGTCCCAACGCATCCGCAAGCTGGAAGAGGAACTGGGCGCCGCCCTGCTGGTCCGCGCGCCGGGCGCGGTGCGCCTGACAGATACCGGCAGCCGCATCCTGCGCTTCTGCGAGGCCAAGGAGTCGCTGGAAGCCGAGATCCTGGCCGACCTGTCCACGTCGCGTACCGGCGATCTGGCCGGCGCCATCCGCGTGGCCGGGCACCTTTCGGTGCTGCGCCCGGTGGTCCTGCCGGCCCTGGCGGCGCTGCTGCGCGACCACCCCAAGGTCCATTGCGAACTGATCAACTCCGAACTCAAGAACCTGCCCGGCATGCTCAAGCGCGGCGAGGCGGACCTGGTCATCCTCGACAGCGAACTGCCCTGGGCCGCGGTGGAGAAATACAGCCTGGGCACGGAGTCGTATGTGGCCATCGAAAGCGCCGTTTACGCCACCCGGGCCCATGTCTGGCTGGACATCAACCCGGACGACCAGGTCACCGAGAAGTTCTTCCAGTTCCAGGGGCTCAGCCCCCAGTACCGCCGGTCCTACATGTCCGACGTGTACGGGATCATCGACGGTGTGGCCCTGGGCATGGGCCGGGCCGTCGTCCCGCGCCACATGCTGGCCGGGAGGCAGGACATCCGGGAGCTGCCCGAGTACCGTCCGCAGCCGTCCGGGGTCTGGCTGCACCATTACGCGCTCCCCTACTACTCGCGCCTGCAGCAGGCCGTGGTCGAATTGCTGACCCGGACCTGCCCGGGCGCCCTCGGCTAA
- a CDS encoding HNH endonuclease: MQQELANLERLLPSQQAIHNNFVHSLHALHRDLVRAAYYLLQVRQRQIHRALGFASITDYAQAAAGLSPAQCRSFLELARNLADFPDVEKALQAGSLSWSQARMICRRARPEDQKQWLELAATLTSAELGAVVMGQTEETQEDIPASPRQLELTVQAPVKLPSNIMRPRGEAPFAAPIPASPVSLAIKLRFTIEQYARWQRLAEAARRRGNLEEAVLEGLGGANAGQDGDSSVPLVVMLACPTCGRASCPTSRGEFTVPRPMLEAGMCDAVVEDADGNRRRTVNQRLRRRALQRARYRCESPGCECAVFLQVHHIRPVAEAGENKLENLKVLCWRCHRTLHDAEDAARQSLKESPE, translated from the coding sequence ATGCAGCAGGAACTTGCCAATCTGGAACGACTACTGCCTTCCCAACAGGCCATTCATAACAATTTTGTGCATTCCCTGCACGCTCTCCACCGCGATCTCGTCCGAGCCGCCTACTACCTGCTGCAGGTTCGCCAACGCCAGATCCACCGGGCCCTGGGCTTTGCGAGCATCACGGACTATGCCCAGGCCGCGGCCGGACTTAGCCCGGCTCAATGCCGCAGCTTTCTTGAGCTCGCGCGGAATCTGGCGGATTTTCCCGATGTCGAGAAGGCGCTGCAGGCAGGGAGCCTGTCCTGGAGCCAGGCGCGCATGATCTGCCGCCGGGCGCGGCCGGAGGACCAGAAGCAATGGCTGGAGCTCGCGGCCACGCTCACCAGCGCGGAGTTGGGTGCGGTGGTCATGGGACAGACGGAGGAAACCCAAGAAGACATTCCCGCATCGCCCCGCCAACTCGAGTTGACAGTTCAGGCGCCCGTGAAGCTTCCGTCCAATATCATGAGGCCCAGAGGCGAGGCCCCTTTTGCCGCGCCCATTCCCGCGTCACCGGTTTCGCTCGCGATCAAACTGCGCTTCACCATTGAGCAGTATGCGCGTTGGCAACGCCTGGCCGAGGCCGCCAGACGCAGGGGAAACCTGGAAGAGGCAGTTCTGGAGGGGCTCGGCGGCGCGAATGCAGGCCAGGACGGCGACAGCAGCGTCCCGTTGGTGGTCATGCTCGCCTGTCCCACCTGTGGCCGGGCTTCCTGCCCCACATCACGGGGCGAGTTCACAGTGCCCCGCCCCATGCTGGAAGCCGGCATGTGTGACGCGGTGGTGGAAGATGCCGACGGGAACCGCCGCCGCACCGTGAACCAGCGCCTGCGGCGCCGGGCCCTGCAACGGGCGCGCTATCGCTGTGAATCGCCCGGGTGCGAGTGCGCTGTGTTCCTGCAGGTGCACCATATCCGCCCGGTGGCGGAGGCCGGCGAGAACAAGCTGGAGAACCTGAAAGTGCTGTGCTGGCGATGCCACCGCACGTTGCACGATGCTGAAGACGCGGCGCGGCAATCGCTGAAGGAGTCACCGGAATGA
- a CDS encoding DEAD/DEAH box helicase codes for MSESAPEFSDLNLAAPLVRAVAELGYETALPIQEACIPPLLAGRDVLGLAQTGTGKTGAFALPLLSRIDLALKAPQVLVLTPTRELAIQVAEAFQAYARHLKEFHVLPLYGGQSYTFQFNQLRRGPHVIVGTPGRIQDHLDRGTLDLGSIASVVLDEADEMLRMGFVDAVEAILGTTPPDRQMALFSATMPAQIKRISKRHLKDPVEIRIENKTMTAESIEQVYLVVPPAGKFEALVRILETESYDGIIIFARTRLATGELAEKLSARGYDVAALSGEVTQIARERIIKRLKNGRLDMIVATDVAARGLDVERISLVINYDIPGDSEAYVHRIGRTGRVGRYGKAILFASPRERHLLNSIERLTRQPLKRMEMPSHDEVTRKRVGKFRDELAAFMEGRPLLFFEDLSLELMDSLKIDVLQLAAGALAFAQKNQPLQAEDNGALADARWDEPRPAARERGPAPGRGSRNMALYRIDAGSADGVEVRNIVGAVTNESGLRNRVIGQIRIHPDHATIELPDDLPPAMIEHLKKVYVGGKAMKMERVGGGSGAGADLRHERPPRQRPKKKEAAPAHQAKPVAKAPAKKPKKTPKPGAKKDRRRTE; via the coding sequence ATGTCGGAATCCGCCCCGGAATTCAGCGACCTGAACCTGGCCGCCCCGCTGGTCAGGGCCGTTGCCGAACTGGGCTATGAAACGGCCCTGCCCATCCAGGAGGCGTGCATCCCGCCCCTTCTGGCGGGCCGCGACGTGCTGGGACTGGCGCAGACCGGAACCGGAAAGACGGGCGCCTTCGCGCTGCCCCTGCTGTCGCGCATCGACCTGGCGCTCAAGGCGCCGCAGGTGCTGGTGCTGACGCCCACGCGCGAACTGGCCATCCAGGTCGCCGAGGCGTTCCAGGCCTATGCCCGCCACCTGAAGGAATTCCATGTGCTGCCGCTCTACGGCGGCCAGAGCTACACATTCCAGTTCAACCAGCTGCGGCGCGGGCCCCACGTGATCGTCGGTACGCCGGGACGCATCCAGGACCACCTCGACCGCGGCACGCTCGACCTGGGCAGCATCGCCAGCGTGGTGCTGGACGAGGCCGACGAGATGCTGCGCATGGGTTTCGTCGATGCCGTGGAGGCCATTCTCGGGACGACGCCGCCCGACCGCCAGATGGCCCTGTTCTCGGCGACCATGCCGGCACAGATCAAGCGCATCTCCAAGCGGCACCTGAAGGATCCGGTGGAGATCCGCATCGAGAACAAGACCATGACCGCCGAGAGCATCGAGCAGGTGTATCTCGTGGTGCCGCCGGCCGGCAAGTTCGAGGCGCTGGTCCGCATTCTCGAGACCGAATCGTACGACGGCATCATCATCTTCGCGCGCACGCGGCTGGCGACGGGAGAATTGGCCGAGAAGCTGTCGGCGCGCGGCTACGATGTGGCCGCCCTCAGCGGTGAAGTGACGCAGATCGCGCGGGAACGCATCATCAAGCGCCTCAAGAACGGTCGCCTGGACATGATCGTGGCGACGGACGTGGCGGCCCGCGGCCTCGATGTCGAGCGCATCTCGCTGGTCATCAACTACGACATCCCGGGCGATTCGGAAGCCTATGTGCACCGCATCGGCCGCACCGGCCGCGTGGGGCGCTACGGCAAGGCGATCCTGTTCGCGAGCCCGCGCGAGCGCCACCTGCTGAACTCCATCGAGCGGCTGACGCGGCAGCCGCTGAAGCGCATGGAGATGCCGAGCCACGACGAAGTGACCCGCAAGCGCGTGGGCAAGTTCCGCGACGAGCTGGCCGCGTTCATGGAGGGCCGGCCGCTGTTGTTCTTCGAGGACCTGAGCCTCGAGTTGATGGATTCGCTGAAGATCGACGTGCTGCAACTGGCCGCCGGCGCCCTGGCCTTTGCCCAGAAGAACCAGCCGCTGCAGGCCGAGGACAACGGGGCCCTTGCCGATGCCCGCTGGGACGAGCCCCGGCCGGCGGCGCGCGAGCGCGGCCCGGCGCCAGGGCGCGGCTCCCGGAACATGGCGCTGTACCGCATCGATGCCGGCAGCGCCGACGGCGTCGAGGTGCGGAACATCGTGGGCGCCGTCACGAACGAGAGCGGGCTGCGCAACCGCGTCATCGGCCAGATCCGCATCCACCCCGACCACGCGACCATCGAGTTGCCCGACGACCTGCCGCCGGCCATGATCGAGCACCTCAAGAAGGTGTATGTCGGGGGCAAGGCCATGAAGATGGAGCGCGTCGGAGGCGGGTCGGGCGCCGGAGCCGACCTGCGGCACGAGCGGCCGCCGCGGCAGCGCCCGAAAAAGAAGGAAGCGGCGCCGGCGCACCAGGCGAAGCCCGTCGCGAAGGCTCCCGCGAAGAAGCCCAAGAAGACGCCCAAGCCGGGCGCCAAGAAGGACAGGCGGCGGACCGAATAG